The sequence below is a genomic window from Halococcus salsus.
GCCTGCACGCGCCGTGTCGATGCGCTCGCGCTGGTCGTCGGAGAGCGAGATCTCGACCGCGCCGACGTTGTCGTCGAGTTGGTCGGTGGTGCGCGCGCCGACGATCGGGACACAGGTGAACTGCTCGCGCTCAATGAGCCAGCGGAGCGCGACCTGGGCCGGCGTGGCGTCGAGCTCGTCGGCGATCGCCCGAACCTCGTCGAGGACGTCCCAGCCGCGGTCGGAGACGTAGTAGTCGTCGAAGAACTCGTCGAAGGTGCCACGGGAGCCGTCGGGCGACTCGACGTCGTGGGTCCCCTCGCCAGCGCGCTCGTACTTCCCGGTGAGGAAGCCGCCCGCGAGCGGCGAGTACGGACAGACGGCCAGGTCCTGGTCGGCACAGACGTCCAGGTACTCGGCGACGTCGTCGTAGTAGGCGGCGTGGAAGAGCGGCTGGGTGACGTCGAACCGTTCGAGGTTTTCCACATCCGACTTCCAGAGCGCCTTCGTGAGCTGCCAGCCCGCCATCGTGCTCGCCCCGAGGTAGTTGACCTTCCCCTTGCGGACGAGGTCGTTGAGGGTGCGAAGCGTCTCCTCGATCGGGGTGTCCTCGTCGAAGCGGTGGATGTAGTAGAGGTCGAGGTAGTCGGTTCCCAACCTATCGAGGGTCCCCTCGATCTGGGTGCGGATGTGCTTGCGACCGAGGCCGCTGCCGTTGGGGTTGTCGGGGTCGAAGCCGAAGAAGACCTTCGAGGCGATGACGTAGTCCTCGCGGTCGCGGCCCTCCAGCCAGTTCCCGATGTACTTCTCGGCCGTGCCGTTCGGGTCGCCGTAGACGTTCGCGGTGTCGATGAAGTTGATGCCGTGGTCGGCGGCGGCGTCGAGGAGCTCGTGGCCCTCCTCCTCGTCGGTTTCGAGCACGTCGCCGGTTCGCTTGCCGAAGCGCCACGTCCCGAAACAGAGTTCTGAAACCGTCAGTCCCGTCGAGCCGAGTGTCGTGTATTCCACATCGGCCGATCGACGGTTGTCCACAAAGCGATTCGGGATGCGGCGGTTCGGACGAGCGCGCCCGACGTCGCCTCAGTCGTCGCACTCGTTCCAGGTCTCCGGGTTCGCGTCGGGCCCGCCGGCGGTGTCGGAGTCGACGAACGCCGCGAGCCGCCGGAGTTCGACCCGGAGTTCCCGCCGGCCCAGCACGGCGAACCCGAGCGCGACCACCGCGAACCCGAGGACGGTCGTCGGGGTGATGGACTCGCCGAGGAGGAGCCAGCCGCCGACCGCCGACACGACGGGCACGACGTAGAACGCGAGGTTCGCCCGGATCGCGCCGACGTCGTCGAGCAGCCCGAAGTAGACGATGTAGGCGATCGCGCCGGAGAACAGACCGACGTAACCGAGCGCGAGGAGCGCCGTGGGCGTCCACTCGATCGCGCTCAGCTGCTCGCCCGCGCCGAACGCGACGAGGTGACAGAGGAGCGCCCCGACCGGCACACCCCACGCCGTCCGGGCGATGCTCGTGTAGTCGGCGTCGGCCCACCGGATCAACACGCTCCCGAGCGCGGCACACACCGCCCCGCCGAACAGGACGAGGTACCCGGCGAGACCGCTGTCGAGCAGGGTCGCCGGGTCGATACCCACGACGAGCGCGACGCCGACGAACGCGACCGCCATCCCGACCGCGCCGTACTCCGGCAGCGACTCGTCGGAGAGGAGGAGGGCGGCGAAGATCGGGGTCAGCACGGGGTTGAGGCTGAAGACGATCGAGGCCACCGCGCTCGTGGCGTACTGCTGGCCGACGAACAGACACGCGTTCGCCAGCCCGATCGCGAACACGCCGGCCGCGAGCGACCCCAGAACGTCGTTCCTGGTTCGTGGGATCCACTCGGACCGGTCGTGGGTCAGCACCACGAACCC
It includes:
- a CDS encoding DMT family transporter; this translates as MARHRVPLLFVATALLFGGTFVAAKAGIAYIPPLLFVSFRFDIATVLLLGFVVLTHDRSEWIPRTRNDVLGSLAAGVFAIGLANACLFVGQQYATSAVASIVFSLNPVLTPIFAALLLSDESLPEYGAVGMAVAFVGVALVVGIDPATLLDSGLAGYLVLFGGAVCAALGSVLIRWADADYTSIARTAWGVPVGALLCHLVAFGAGEQLSAIEWTPTALLALGYVGLFSGAIAYIVYFGLLDDVGAIRANLAFYVVPVVSAVGGWLLLGESITPTTVLGFAVVALGFAVLGRRELRVELRRLAAFVDSDTAGGPDANPETWNECDD
- a CDS encoding aldo/keto reductase, which translates into the protein MEYTTLGSTGLTVSELCFGTWRFGKRTGDVLETDEEEGHELLDAAADHGINFIDTANVYGDPNGTAEKYIGNWLEGRDREDYVIASKVFFGFDPDNPNGSGLGRKHIRTQIEGTLDRLGTDYLDLYYIHRFDEDTPIEETLRTLNDLVRKGKVNYLGASTMAGWQLTKALWKSDVENLERFDVTQPLFHAAYYDDVAEYLDVCADQDLAVCPYSPLAGGFLTGKYERAGEGTHDVESPDGSRGTFDEFFDDYYVSDRGWDVLDEVRAIADELDATPAQVALRWLIEREQFTCVPIVGARTTDQLDDNVGAVEISLSDDQRERIDTARAGEQ